The genomic segment AATCCGAAATTTGTGACGACTTCCTCCCTATCAGGGCGATTGTTACATGATGCGGACGCTGTTTGGCATTCCTAACAACGTGATCCGGTTAAGCGCTTTGACCATTGCCATAGCCTCACCTACCTGCGCGTCATAGTCATGCAGACTCAGATGACCACCCAGAAGTATTTTAAACCGGAACATGGCCGTTTCAGCCAGTGAACGCCGGTGATAACCTACTTTCTTTTTCCAGGTATCGTTATTGCCGCTCAGATGCTGATTTGCCACCGCATGGTTACGCTCATGGTATCGAGCTGGCCAATATTGCGCACCACTTCGCGGTGGGATAAGCGGCTTTATTTTTTTCCTCAGCAGAGCATCATGACAGTAACGCGTATCGTAAGCACTGTCAGCCGACGCTTCCCTGATTTTCCGGTGGGTTTGGTTAATCAGCCCGGGCAGCGCCTGCGCATCTGTCGTACCGCTTAGCGATAAATCGGCACAGATAATTTCATGTGTCGCGCTATCTACTGCCAGATGAAGCTTGCGCCATACTCTGCGCCTCTCAGCCCCATGCTGCCTGACTTTCCATTCGCCTTCGCCGAAGATTTTCAGGCCGGTGCCATCGATGACCAGGTGTGAGATTTCGCCGCGGGTTGGCGTTTTTATGCTGATGTCGACGGTTTTTGCTCGCCGGCTGACCAGAGAGTAATCTGGGCAGCGCAGCGACAGCCCCATCAGTTTAAAAATCGAGTCAACGAAACCCTGTAACGCCCGGAGCGAAAGGTTAAACACGCGCTTTATCATCAGAACCGTGGTAATGGCCATATCGGTGTAGTGAAGCGGCCGGCCACGATGTTCAGGTGGTGTACTCTCAGTCCATGCAGCAATGGCTGACTCATCAAGCCATACTGTCAGGTCCCCCCGCTGCCTGAGCGCATTGTTATATGCGGGCCAGTTGGTGATTTTAAACTTTTGCTTTGCCATGGGGACCTGATGTTGAAACGAATGTAGTGATCAGAGCCGCCAGTCACCTAAAAGTTCGATTTATTCAACAAAGCCCAACAAAGCCGCAATACGATTGAAAAGAATGTTGTCGCTGCCCAATTGTACGAAAGACATAATCAGGATGACGATAGAAAACAAGTAGCTAAAAGAGCCAAAACTAGCCGGCCCCAAATAGCGGGCGACAAACATGGCAGAAATGATTCCTTCCCCGGCAAAACATAATTTTTCAAGGATGATCCAGAACGTATTAAAAATAATCGCCGCCATAGTTACCATTTCATAATGAGTACAAGTAAATCGCAGAGCTCGATTGTCAACTGCGACGCTTACGCCAGGCTGCGGTGACGAATATTTCGCGCTGATGTCATATAACTATATCTTGCTATTGGGCTCGACAACTGAAATCAAGGTGAAATCTATTTTAGATAAGGTCATTTCATCCGCTCATTTCATCTCATCCTGACATGAAATCCAAGACAGTCCAATTTCATATAAAAAAACCCGCCGTAGC from the Candidatus Sodalis pierantonius str. SOPE genome contains:
- a CDS encoding IS5-like element ISSoEn1 family transposase; the protein is MAKQKFKITNWPAYNNALRQRGDLTVWLDESAIAAWTESTPPEHRGRPLHYTDMAITTVLMIKRVFNLSLRALQGFVDSIFKLMGLSLRCPDYSLVSRRAKTVDISIKTPTRGEISHLVIDGTGLKIFGEGEWKVRQHGAERRRVWRKLHLAVDSATHEIICADLSLSGTTDAQALPGLINQTHRKIREASADSAYDTRYCHDALLRKKIKPLIPPRSGAQYWPARYHERNHAVANQHLSGNNDTWKKKVGYHRRSLAETAMFRFKILLGGHLSLHDYDAQVGEAMAMVKALNRITLLGMPNSVRIM
- a CDS encoding oligosaccharide flippase family protein, translating into MAAIIFNTFWIILEKLCFAGEGIISAMFVARYLGPASFGSFSYLFSIVILIMSFVQLGSDNILFNRIAALLGFVE